One genomic region from Xyrauchen texanus isolate HMW12.3.18 chromosome 4, RBS_HiC_50CHRs, whole genome shotgun sequence encodes:
- the prdm8b gene encoding PR domain zinc finger protein 8b, with product MMEESSSHKLAWDGEAKAMQQCLTDIFTSVYTTCDIPENAIFGPCVLSHTSLYDSIAFIALKSTDKRTAPYIFRVDTSAANSSSEGLMWLRLVQSARDRDEQNLEAYVKNGQLFYRSLRRIEKDEELLVWYGKDLIELLLLSSGRNQFKSKGASPFLCPDCSQRFQFEFPFLAHLRFRCTKRLQSMASPEEEAKDASGQASLPPARSSPKLGRSDGFSSPQDGKPSTDFHNLARDLENNRTSPPSDKEAEILSENSGKRRFSDMEGSRNSGLSQPLKSKEELANSAQHYRGAYGLDESRRAFSPSVSESTETKRSAFTEVKKSPLSLKHSSKNSSSNSENMEVGRPTSNPTEKHLNIRQVLSETQPPQSRMETSSIGSAFTSVPQQGGGGSERKSAFSQPSRTFSQLSPLVMAPKLLPAVDCHPAVGDTVSSSRLYQADHLAAKLQGSELGSNCPVPGGIAKQNPFMYATTFWPKTSGPIQLQMPSALTLLPPSFTSLCLPAQNWCAKCNASFRMTSDLVYHMRSHHKKEYAMEPLVKRRREEKLKCPICNESFRERHHLSRHMTSHN from the exons ATGATGGAAGAATCCAGTTCTCATAAACTGGCCTGGGATGGCGAAGCAAAGGCGATGCAGCAGTGTTTAACGGACATATTTACCAGCGTTTACACCACCTGTGACATTCCGGAAAATGCCATTTTTGGCCCGTGTGTTCTGAGCCACACTTCTCTGTATGACAGCATCGCCTTTATTGCTCTGAAGTCCACGGACAAGCGAACGGCGCCATACATATTCAGG GTGGACACATCAGCTGCCAACAGCTCCTCAGAAGGCCTGATGTGGCTGAGGCTGGTCCAATCGGCGAGAGACAGGGATGAACAGAATTTAGAGGCCTATGTGAAGAACGGACAGCTTTTCTACAGGTCACTGAGAAGAATAGAGAAGGATGAAGAGCTCCTGGTGTGGTATGGCAAGGACCTTATTGAGCTGCTGCTTCTGAGCTCAGGCAGAAACCAATTCAAAAGTAAAG GAGCGTCACCCTTTTTGTGCCCAGACTGTAGCCAGCGATTCCAGTTCGAGTTTCCCTTTTTGGCTCATCTTAGATTCCGTTGCACTAAGAGACTACAAAGTATGGCCAGTCCAGAGGAGGAGGCCAAGGATGCCAGTGGCCAGGCTAGTCTACCTCCTGCCAGGTCTAGTCCCAAACTGGGCCGCTCTGATGGCTTCTCCAGCCCACAGGATGGAAAACCATCCACAGACTTCCATAATCTTGCCAGGGATTTGGAGAATAATAGAACCAGTCCACCAAGTGACAAAGAAGCTGAGATCCTCAGTGAAAACTCTGGAAAGCGTAGGTTCTCTGACATGGAGGGCAGCAGGAATAGTGGATTATCTCAGCCTCTGAAATCCAAAGAGGAGTTGGCCAACTCAGCACAGCATTACCGTGGAGCATACGGTCTGGATGAGAGCAGAcgggctttctctccttctgtttcAGAGTCAACAGAAACCAAAAGAAGCGCCTTTACAGAGGTCAAGAAGTCACCTCTGAGTTTGAAACACAGCAGCAAAAACTCTAGCTCAAACTCTGAGAACATGGAGGTTGGCCGTCCCACCAGCAACCCGActgaaaaacatctaaacatcagACAGGTTCTCAGCGAGACTCAGCCCCCGCAGTCCCGAATGGAGACCTCGTCAATTGGCAGTGCTTTCACTTCAGTGCCCCAGCAGGGTGGTGGAGGCTCGGAGAGAAAGAGTGCCTTTAGCCAGCCGTCTCGCACCTTCTCACAGCTATCACCTCTTGTCATGGCACCCAAGCTTCTTCCTGCAGTAGACTGCCATCCCGCAGTGGGTGATACCGTCTCTTCCAGTAGACTCTACCAGGCAGACCACCTGGCCGCAAAGCTCCAAGGCTCAGAACTAGGCAGCAACTGCCCTGTGCCAGGTGGGATTGCAAAACAAAACCCTTTTATGTACGCCACAACCTTCTGGCCCAAGACATCAGGCCCCATCCAGTTGCAGATGCCCTCTGCTCTTACACTACTGCCACCTTCATTCACTTCTCTTTGTCTACCTGCTCAGAACTGGTGTGCCAAGTGCAATGCCTCCTTCCGCATGACCTCTGACCTAGTCTACCACATGCGCTCACACCACAAAAAGGAGTATGCCATGGAACCTCTTGTTAAAAGAAGGAGAGAAGAAAAGTTAAAGTGTCCAATCTGTAATGAGTCTTTTAGGGAGCGGCACCACCTTTCCCGGCACATGACCTCTCACAACTGA